Part of the Halomarina litorea genome is shown below.
ACGTGGCCGACCTGCTGGACGCGAGGGCGGTCCTCGTCGCTCGCTACGAGGACCCGACGGACGCCGACGCGGTGCTCTCGGCGGCCCGGCACCTCGGGGACCGACTGGCGGGCGTCCTGTTCAACGCCGTTCCGGACGCCGCACTCGACGGCCTCAGGGCGGACGCCATCCCCTTCCTCGAGGGCGAGGGAATCCCGGTGTTCGGTGCGATACCGCGGGTCCGCGAACTCGCGGGGGTGACCGTGGCGGACCTGGCGTCGGAACTGGGCGGGCGGGTGCTGACCACCGACGCGCCGACCGACGCCTTCGTCGAGCGGTTCACCGTGGGCGCGATGAGCGCCGACGACGCCCTCACGCAGTTCCGGCGGACGCGCGACGCGGCGGTCATCACGGGCGGCGACCGCCCCGAGATTCACTCGGCGGCGCTCGACGCCCCCGGAATCAAGTGTCTCGTCCTCACGGGCGGGTTCGAACCGCCGGGCGCCGTCCTCGGACGGGCGGAGGAGGCCGGCGTCCCGGTCGTCCTCGTCCAGTCGGACACCATCACCACCGTCGAACGCTGCGAGGACGTCGTCCGGTCGGGGCGGGCGCGGGACGCCCGCACGGTCGAACGGATGCGAGAACTCCTCACTGACGGGGCGGACGTCGACCGGATGCTCGCGCTGTCCGGGTAGTGGACAGATGTTCTCTGAGCGACAGATTCCCCGCATCGTGTTCGGAAACTAATCCGTAGGCAGTGCTTAACGCCGCTTAAGCCGCATAGACTTAAGAGTACCGAAACGGTACGGCCGGTGGAGCTCCCGTAGCTCCGTAGTGTCACACGCGGGGTTCCCCTGCCCCGCACTCTCACTCGACGAGCGACCGCGCCGGAACCGCTAACCATCGGCCGACGCACGTACGTCTATGGACCACGGCACGGTACGGGTCGGTGGCGACACCCTCCACTACATCGAGAGCGACGGGCGCGACGCTACCGGAACCGACGGAAGCGGGGACGACCCACCGCTCGTCTGCCTCCACGGGGCCGTCATCGACGCCGCGCACGTCTCGTGGGGTGGCGTCCTCGACGAGTTGGCGACGACGCTGGGACGGCGCGTTCTCGCGCTCGACCAACTCGGCTACGGGGAGAGCGACCGCCCCGAGGACGCCGCGTACTCGACCGCCGCACACGTCGAGCGCTTCGGCGGATTCGTCGACGCCCTCTCGCTGGACCGGGTCGTCCCGGTCGGCCTCTCGATGGGCGGGGGCGTCGCCCTCGGCTACGCGCTCGACCACCCGGACCGGGTCGAACGACTCGTCCTCGTGGACAGTCACGGCCTCGGCGCGCCCGTCCCGGGCGGGAAACTGACCTACCTCCTCTCGCGGACCGACGTACCTAACAAGGCGGCGCTGGCGCTGCTCTCCCGGAGCAAGGGTATCACGCGAGCGAGTCTCGGCAACGTGGTCGTCGACCCGGGCGAACTCGACGACGCCGTCGTGGCCGAGGTGTACGACCTCCTCCAGCGACCCGACCCGGGGTTCGCCTTCCGGCGGTGGCGACGCCACGAGGTGACCTGGGGTGGCTATCGGACGGACTACACGAACCGCCTCGCCGGGTTCGAGGTACCGACGCTGCTCGTCCACGGCGCGGCGGACGAGGTGGTTCCGGTGTCGGTCGCGCGGCAGGCCGCCGCCCGACTACCCGAGGGGACCCTCGAAGTGTTCGAAGACTGCGCGCACTGGCCGCCGCGGGAACGACCGTCGGTGTTCGTCAGTCGTCTCCGGACGTGGTGGGCGTAGACGACCCACGTCGGTCGGCCCCCGCCGACCCGCCGGCCGTCGTCTCCGCACGGTCGAGGGGGTCTTCCAGTTCCCCCGTGATGGCCTCGAAGCAGTCGGTCGCGGTCACGAGACCGACGAGTTCGTCGGAGTCGGCGTCCGGGTCCTCGACGGACTCGTCGTCGTCCGGCTCACCGCCTGTCACTAGCGCGAGCTCCTGTGCCTCCTCTTGGAAGCGGTCGATGAGGTCGGCCACGTCTTCGGCCGCCTCGACGGTCATCGGCGGGGCGGCGATGTCCTCCAACGTCGTCCCGCCCTCCCGGAGCGCGTCTAGTTCGCGCAACACGGCGGGAGCGTAGACGACGCCCCGGAAGTCCGACAGTGAGTCCCCGATGAGCGGGAACCGGGAGTGTGGCGACGTGGACATGCGCTCGAGGTTCTCCTCGAAGGAATCGCCAGCCCGGAGGGCGACGATGTCCTCGGTGGGAATCATGATATCGTTGACCGACACGAAGTCGATGTCGATGGCCGCGAGCACTTCCTCCCGGCGCTCCTGCGTGAGTCCGAGTCCCGAGAGTCGTTCGCCCATCTGCCGGCGCACCTCGCCGGGGGTGGTCCCACTGCCCTCTCCTTCCGCCTCCTCGTCAGCCCACGAGCGCTCGATGGTCACACCGAACAGTCCGAGGAGGGCCTTCGCGATGCGGTCGGAGAGCGCGATGGCGGGATACATCACCTTCCCCCAGAGGTAGAGCGGCCACGCACAGTACTTACAGACCAACTTGGTCCGTTCGACGCCGAGGTAGGTGGGTGCCTGCTCCCCGACGACGATGTGAAAGAGGTTGATGACGACGAGCGCGAGTATCACCGACAGGAGCGTGTGTCCCCCCTCGCCGCCTCCACCGAGCAAGCCACTCAGTCCAACGGCCTTCACTGCCGGGTCGATGAGGGCCGCGAGCGCCGGTTCCGCGACGTAGCCGAGCCCGACCGAACAGATGGTGATGCCGACCTGACAGCCCGAGAGATATATCTCTAGCTGTTCGGTCATCTCCCAGGCCCGCTCGAGCCCCGGCGTCCCTCGGAACTCCGACTCAGGGAACTGACGGACCCGGGTCATCGCGAACTCAGAGACGACGAAGAACGCGTTTCCCAACAGGAGGAAGATACCAACTCCGAGCGCCAGCAACGTCACGAATTCGACCATTGTCCGCCGGTAGTCCGTGAACACTCGTAAGTCTGCGGCCTTCGAAACTCTATCGAAATCGGATATATAACTACGACCGATGAATTATAAATTTAACATTTATATGTTGGTGTCGCTTGGTAAGTACGATGCCAACCCACAATCGGCGGACGTTTCTGAAGGTGAGCGGCGCGGCACTCGGCGGAATGTTCGCGACGAGCGGCACCGTCCTCGCACAGGAGAGCACGGACCGGTTCATCGTCGACCTGAAGGACGATAGGGACCCCGAGGGCGTCGACGTCGTCCACGACCTGAGCGCGGTCGGTCTGGCCGTCGTCGAGGGGACGAAGTCCGACGCGGAGAAACTGGGGACTGTCGCGCCCGACCTGCGCCTCACGCTCGCGGACCCCGACGTGAACCGCGAGGCACCGACGGTTGCGGACGCCGGTGTTGCCGACGAGCCCCTGTATCACCTCCAGTGGGACAAGCAGGCCCTCGACGTGACGACGGCGTGGGAGACCACGAAGGGCGCGGGGACGCGCGTCGCCATCATCGACTCGGGTGTCGATGCGAGCCACGAGGACCTCGAGGTGAACACCGAACTCTCGAGAAACTTCACCGGCGACGGCGAGGGGGCAGGCGTGCCTGCCGGCGGCGACCACGGTACCCACGTCGCGGGTATCGTCGGTGCATTGGACAACGAGACAGGTATCGTCGGGACCGCGCCCGAGACGGACCTCGTCGACTGCCGAGTGTTCTCGGCGGACCCCGGCGCGTCGTTCGCCGACATCCTCGCCGCCATCGTCTACTCCGCCGAAATCGACGCCGACGTGGCGAACCTGAGCCTCGGGGCGTATCCCGTCCCGCGACAGGGCCTGGGGAGCTTCTACGGCGAGGTGCTCAACAGCACGATGACCTACGCCAACGAGGAGGGCACCCTGCTGGTCATCTCCGCCGGCAACGACTCCGCCGACCTGCAACACGACCTGAACTTCATCAGCCTGCCCAACGAGGGCGCGCAGGCGGTGTCGGTGTCCGCGACGGGTCCCATCGGGTTCATGTGGGGCGAAGACGGCCTCGAAGCACCACCCCAGAGTCCCGCCTTCTACACCAACTACGGCACGAACGCCATCACCCTCGGCGCGCCCGGCGGCGACGCCGACCTGAGTGCTATCGAGACGGGAGTGAACTGGTTCAACGACCTCGTGCTGAGCACCGTCCCCGGCGGATATGGCTGGAAGGCCGGCACCTCGATGGCCGCGCCCAACGTCGCGGGGGCCGCCGCCCTCGTCAAGAGCGCGAACTCGTCGTACGACGCGAACCAGGTCGAGAGCGCCCTCAAGCGGGCCGCAGAAGTCCCCGAGGGCTACGACAAGGCCTACTACGGCGCGGGCTTCCTGAACGTCGTCGACGCCCTGTAGAACGGTCCCCCGAACGGCCGATTTTTACGCGTGCTGGTCGACGAGCGACCGCAACGTCCCCTCGTCTTGGACGCCCACCAGGCGTTCGACCAGTTCGCCACCCGCGTACAGTTGCAGGGTGGGGACGCCCCGGACGCCCTGTTGCTGGGCGAGCGCCTGGTTCGCGTCGATGTCCACCTTGAGGACGGCGGCGGCGCTGTCGGCGGCCAGCGACTCGACGGTCGGTTCGAGCATCTTGCACGGTCCACACCAGTCCGCGTAGTAATCAACCAGCACGACGTCGTGCTGCCCGACGAGTTCCGCGAGGTGGTCTGCCCCGTCGACGTGGATGGGTTCCGCAGGGGAAGACGCTACTGACTGTGCTTCGACGAGCCGTTTCCGCTTCTCCTCCCGTATCGCGTCGAGTTCGTCGTCGGCTTCGGTCATGGCCGACGATACTCCCTCGACGAGCATAAACGGTCGTGTATTCGTGCACGGGGAGGGCACAACCGACGCCGCGGGCGGGGAGGGGTGGCGGCCGCTCGTCGGGTGATGTCGATGAGTGGCGAGGGGAGTCACCCCTCGAGAGATGCCGTCGGTTCGGGCAGAGCCGACGACGGGTGCGCACAGTAGTGCGCGTTGCCGGGCTGTCAGAGGCTTCCGGCAATACGACTGTTCGGCGTGAACCATTATCAGTTCACCCCCTGATGTGCCGTTCGGGGCAACAGTACTGATACATAACTCCTTCCCTAGTTTATATCTCACCCTTCGATACGGCACAGGATTCTTGTGCGTCCGCCGACTGGTACAGCCAGATGGAGCACCGAGAGCCGGGGGACGCACTCGACCTGCTCGGTCAGCGGGCCCCGATGCTCCGCGCGCTCGACGAGGGACCGACCACCAAGGCGGCCGTCCAGTCGGCACTCGGCGTCTCGCGGTCGACCGTCGACCGGGGGCTCAGGGACCTGGAACACATGGAGTTCGTAGAGCGCACCCCCGAGGGCTACCGGGTGACGCTCTGCGGTCGGGTCGCCCTCGAGGCCTACGACCGGTTCGAGACGCAACTCTCCGGGGTCTGTGAGGTCTCGGACCTGCTCTCGTCGTTCCCCGGGGACGTCCCGCTCGATCCCGCCGTCTTCTCGGGCGCGGACGTGATCCGACCGGACCCGACCGCGCCGCAGCGACCCACCGAGGCCATCTGTGACCTCGTCCGGTGGGCCGAGGAGACCCGGGGGACCGTCGTCGGCGTCTCCGACCAGTTCGTCGACGTCTACCGGGAGGGAATCACGGCCGGGTCGTCGGTGTCGCTCGTCCTCCCCCCATCGGCGCTCCGGCGACTCCTCTCGAAGTACGCGGAGACCATGGACGACGTCCTCTCGACGGGTCGGGTCACCCTGCGGGAGTCGACGGCCACCCCCCAGTTCGGACTGAAGATACACCGGCGCGGCGACCACCGGGTCGTCGGCCTCGCGATATACGGCGACGACGGCCTGCGGGCGTTCGTCAGGAACGACGACCCGGAGGCCGTCCTGTGGGTCGAGTCGCTGTTCGAGTCGGTCTGGGCGGACGCCGACCCGATACCGCTCCCGTGAGTCGAATGCGTCGGTCCATCAAGGGTTAATACCCCCCCGCCCCACGGCCCCGGTATGGACCAGACGCCCCAGGAGATCACGTCGCTCGTCGGCCGGGAAGTCTACTCGAACAATGGCGTGTTCGTCGGCCAGGTCGAGGACCTCCGTCTCGACCTCGACACCGAGACCGTGACGGGGCTCGCCCTCGCGGACCTCAACGACGAACTGTTCCGTGACCGCGCCCGCGGCGCCCGCGGCGTCATCATCCCGTACCGCTGGGTGCGGGCCGTCGGCGACGTCATCCTCATCAACGACATCATCGAGCGGATGAAACAGCCCGAGGAGGAGGCGGCGGCGTAGCCACTCCCGAACGTCCGCCGCGGGTGTCCCGCCGCGTCCAGTAGCGTTACCTTCCGGTCGAGCCAACGGGTCGCATGGAGGACCGGACCGACACGCTCCCTGCCACCACCCGCATCGGTCGCGTCGCCCTCCGCGTGAACGACCTTGACGAGATGACCGACTTCTACGAGGGCCGCGTCGGCCTCTCCGTCCAGCGTCGGACCGCGGAGCGCGCCGTCCTTGGCGCGGACGACACCCCGTTGCTCGAACTGTTCGCCGACCCCGGGGCGGCCCTGCGCGGCGCGAGCGAGACGGGGTTGTTCCACACGGCGTTTCTCTTCCCCACGCGTGGCTCGCTGGGTGCGGCTCTCGAACGGGTCGAGGCGGACTGGCGACTCGACGGCGCGTCCGACCACGGCGTGAGCGAGGCGGTCTACTGTACGGACCCGGAGGGCAACGGCGTCGAACTGTACCACGACCGTCCGAAGGAGGTCTGGCCCATCGGTCCCGACGGTCGGGTCCGGATGGGGAGCGACCGCCTCGCGCTCGACGACCTCCGGGCGGCGAGCACCGGCGACAGGGTCGCTCCGGAGGGAACGACGGTGGGGCACGTGCACCTGGAGGTCTCCTCGTTGGCCGCGGCCCGCGCGTTCTACGTCGACGCGCTCGGGTTGCGGGTGCGACAGACCGACGACCGCTCGGTGCTGTTCCTCGCGGCTGGCGGCTACCACCACCACCTCGGGCTCAACACCTGGAACGGCCGGACCGACCCGCTCTCCGGGCGGGGACTCGCGTGGCTCGAACTCGTCGTCCCGGACCGGACGACCCTCGACGCGGTCGGGACGCGACTCGGCGCGGAGACGTCCGTCCGGGACACCGACGACGGTATCGAGGCGACCGGACCGGACGGCGTCCCCCTCCGGGTCCGGATCGGGTAGCGGGTTTCGACTACGGCCCCGCCGCTCGCGCCGACGGCGCTCGCGTAATTACCGATCTTCGAGTGCCGCCCACGTTCGCCCTCGCTCCCCGACGTACCGCGCGACCGTTTGCTGCGCTCCCTCGCCGTGCTCGGTCGCTGGCAAACCCTCGACGAAAAGCCGTCGACACCCCCTTCGGGGGTGCCTCGGCCGCTCGCGCCGACGGCGCTCGCGTAACTATCGGGCTTCGAGTGCCGCCCACGTTCGCCCTCGCTCCCCGACGTACCGCGAGCGGGGGCGGACGATGCGGTTGTTCGCCAACTGTTCGAGGCAGTGGGCCGTCCACCCGGCGACCCGGGCGACGCCGAACGTCGCGGTGAACAGTTCCTGCGGGACGCCGACGCCGCACAGGAGGACGGCGGTGTAGAACTCGACGTTGGTCTCCAGCTGTCGCCCCGGCTTGTGCTCTTCCAGGAGGTCCACCGCGACTCGCTCCGTCTCCCGGGCCGTCTCGAACAGGTCCGCGTCCGGTCGGTCCTCGAAGAGTCGCTCGGCGGCCGTCGACAGGACGGCGGCGCGGGGGTCCCGCACCTCGTAGACGCGGTGGCCGAAGCCCATCAGGCGCTGGCCGGAGGAGAGCGCCTCCCGGACCCACGTCACGGCGTCGCCCGACTCGTGGACCTCGCGGAGCATGTCGAGGACGGGGCCGGGTGCGCCGCCGTGGAGCGGCCCCTTCAGCGCGCCGACCGCGCCCGTGACCGCCGACAGCACGTCCGTCTCCGTCGAGACGATGGCCCGGGCGGCGAACGTCGAGGCGTTCAGCCCGTGGTCACAGACCGTGTTCAGGTACGTCTCCAGCCCCCTGACCCGCGCCTCGTCGGGAACCTCGCCGGTCAGCAGGTAGAGGTAGTTCGCGGCGTGGCCCAGGTCCTCGCGGGGGGCGAGTGGGTCCTCGCCCTGCCGGTAGCGCCAGTAGGTCCCGACGATGGTGGGAAACTGGGCGACGGCGAGGAGGGCGTCGCGCTCGGGGTCGTCCGTCTCGCGGACGAGACTCGCACTCGCCGCGCCCATCCGGACGGCGTCCATCGCGCCGTTCCCGCGCTCGGCGGCCTCGCGGAGCAGTTCACGGGTGACTTCGGGGACGTCCCGATGGGCGCGCAGGTCGTCGCGGAGGGCGTCGAGTTCGGACTCGGTGGGGAGGCGGTCGTTCCGGAGGAGGAAGACCGTCTCCTCGAACGTCGCGTGGCCCGCGAGTTCCGCGAGGGGGTACCCGGCGACGACCAGTTCGCCCGCCTCGCCGTCGATGTGCGAGAGGCGCGTCTCCGCGGCGATGACGTGTTCGAGGCCGGGGTCGAGGGTGTCGTCTGCCATACCCGGGGTAGTCCGACCCGTGACTTAGCGGCAGGTGTTGCGGGCGAGGCCGCCGGGAAATCGTCGGACTTCTTACCAGTGGTCGGTCGCGTGGCGAGTCGTGCGTCGAGCGTTCGCTCCGCGGATGGGATTCGTGAGAATCGTTGTCTCCCGACGGGGTCGTCGGAGGTGGTCAGTTGCCGTTCCCGTCGCTCGTCTCGACGCCCATCGCGTTGAACAGTTTGCGGCGAACGGCCTCCTCGGTCAACTGGAGGAGCGTATCGCGGTTCTCCTCGTTCGTCTCGATGCCGGTGAAGATGCCGAGGGGGATCTCGACGGTGGCGTCGGTGGAGTGGCCCTTCGCCTCGCCGATGTCGCCGAAGGCGTCCTCGAGGACGCCCCCGATGTTCATGCGGATGTCCTTCGACCGGGCGGCGAGGTAGATGGTGTCCTCGGTGATGGCGAAGACGGCGGTGGTGGTGATGCCCTCGAGGTTGAGGAGGTGCTGGGCGGCCTGCGCGAGGGCGTCCCGGTCGCGGACGAACCCGGCGTTCGAGACGAGGTGCGAGCCCTGCACCTCGCGGTTGCGGATGGCCTCCGCGAGGACGTCGAGCGTCTCGGGGCTCATCGACGGCGACTCGACCTGTTCTAAGGTGTCGTGGTTGACGAACGGGTAGAGGTAGGCGGCGGCGGTGAGGTCGGCGGGCGTCGTGTCGCGCTTGAAGTCGAGCGTCTCGGCGCGGATGCCGTAGAGGAGGGCGGTGGCGACCTGTTCGGAGAGCTTGATGTCGAACTCCTGGATGTACTTCGTGAGGATGGTCGAGGAGGAGGCGATGTTCGGACGGATGTCCTCGAAACGAGCGTCGTACTCGATTTCGGGTTCGGCGTGGTCGATGTACACGTCGACAGGTCGGTCGACGGTGGCCTCGGCGGCCTGCGAGTGGTCGACCAGCGCGATGGTGTCGTACTGGTCGAGTTCAACGTCCGACCGCGAGAGCAGGTCGATACCCAGCAGGTTGACGAACGCGCGGTTCTCCTGGATGCCGATTTCCCCCTCGTAGACGATGTCGGCCTCGACGTCGCGCGAGCGGGCGATGGCCTGGAGGGCGACGGCGCTGGCGATGGAGTCGGGACTCGGACTCGGGGATGTGAGGATGGCGAGTCGCGTCCCGGTGCCGTCGATGACCTCGGCGAGTTTGCCGGTCTTGAACTCCAGTTCCCCCGTCTCCAGCGCGCGGAGCGCGGAGTCGGCGATGACCGCCGAGGGGTTGATGACGACGTCCGCGCCGATGTCCGAGAGGTCGTCCGCGGAGACGGGGTCGGACGCGCGCGCGACGATGAACTGCTCGCCGCCCCGGTCGCGGATGTTCTCGACGGCCGCCTCGTTGGCCCCCACGTCCGAGGAGAGGATGAGGATGACGTCCCGGTCGGACACCGTGTCCGCCACACTGGCGTCACGGATGTCGGCCGCGCGGGCGTCCATGTCCTGGTCGCGGAGCGCCTCGACGCGACCCTCGTCCATGTCGATGATGAGGACGTCCTTGCCCTCGTCCTCGAGTTCCTCCGCGACGGCGTGACCGACGCTGCCACACCCGAGAATCGCGTAGGTAGACATCGACGCCATCGTGATGGCGGTACTCATGTTACCCTACATCCGATTGGCGCATACTAAAGTCTCCTCTCTCCGACCGGTCGTCACCGAGAACGGATGAGGGAGCGATGGACCGCCCGGCGTTCGGGGGCCCCACGTGCCATGCGTCGGAAACCGAATGCCGGCGCTTTGCCGGCGTCCACCCGTGAACGGCTTCGTCCGAACTCGACGGTCGCCGTGATTCCCCACGCGACCGTCGTGCTCCCGCAGGATGTGGGTCGACCCGTGCCGATAAATCGCTTGTGGCCCCCCGTCAACCGTGTCACGTGGTCGCATCGAGAGTGCGGACGGCGTCCACGAGTGTCTCGACCTCCGGGGAGGTGCTCGTGGCCGCGACGGTCTCGCGTTCCTCGTCGTACTGGAGGAATCCGGCGTCCGCGAGGCGTCTGAGATGGTTGTGGACGAGCGTCAGGTGAATCCGGTCGACCCGCGCCGGGTCGGCCCGTCCCGTCTCGTTGTCGGCGACGATCTGCGCGAGGTCGTCGACGGAGAGTCTGTCCTCCGAGTCGGCGAGCGCGTAGACGACGCGACGCCTCCGGGGGTCGCTGAGCGCATCGAGTAGTTCCGAGGTGGTGTCCATCACGTCACGTCAATCGAACTATGGGTCGATAGCTAACAGGAAGTTTAGTTGAATATTAGTGGTGAGATAATTTCTTAACGACTGCTATTAATGGTGTCAGGGAGTCGCTGTCCGCGGCGAGAAGGAAACGTATATGAGTCGTTCGCCGGTAGTCGATATCGAGGCGAGGGCTGATAGCTCAGCCAGGCAGAGCATCTGGCTCTTAACCAGACGGCCGAGGGTTCAAATCCCTCTCAGCCCGTAGCTACAAAACGGGACTCTCAGCTACTGACGGCCGCGGTTTCTCCACATCATCAGTTACTCCAAAGGACAATCGTTCGAGCGACGAACGAACGCTTCGTCAAGTGTGCCTCGCGCCGCTCCTCGAGGTATCTCTCACCGTTTCTTTCGTATCGGTTGGCGGTGACGTAGCTGTTAGACTTGTGCCGCGAGTATAACAGCGAGTCAGGTCACGGTGCCCCGAAAGCATATCTCAGTCAGAAATAAATTGTTGTTATGAATCGCCCTTGGTCCCGGCGTGCGGTCCTCTGCTCCGGAGGAACAGGAATCGCGCTCTTGAGCGGCTGCGTGGGGAGAATCACTGGGAGTAGCGATCAGCCAGACTCTGAATCGTCAGGCACAGCAGATGGGTTCGATGGTGATCCATACGACATCATTGTCCGGAATCATGCATCCACAGAACAAACGATAGAGGTGACAGTCCGAGATGATCATGAGGTGGTCTTCGCTAAACAGGTCACTGTTGGCCCACTCCCGCAGCATGGGGGCCAGATATTCGACGACGTTGTCGAGACACGTGGGACATACGAGGTTGAAGTGAGGTTCCCATCTGGGGAGGGAGAAG
Proteins encoded:
- a CDS encoding DUF7344 domain-containing protein — protein: MDTTSELLDALSDPRRRRVVYALADSEDRLSVDDLAQIVADNETGRADPARVDRIHLTLVHNHLRRLADAGFLQYDEERETVAATSTSPEVETLVDAVRTLDATT
- a CDS encoding citrate synthase/methylcitrate synthase, yielding MADDTLDPGLEHVIAAETRLSHIDGEAGELVVAGYPLAELAGHATFEETVFLLRNDRLPTESELDALRDDLRAHRDVPEVTRELLREAAERGNGAMDAVRMGAASASLVRETDDPERDALLAVAQFPTIVGTYWRYRQGEDPLAPREDLGHAANYLYLLTGEVPDEARVRGLETYLNTVCDHGLNASTFAARAIVSTETDVLSAVTGAVGALKGPLHGGAPGPVLDMLREVHESGDAVTWVREALSSGQRLMGFGHRVYEVRDPRAAVLSTAAERLFEDRPDADLFETARETERVAVDLLEEHKPGRQLETNVEFYTAVLLCGVGVPQELFTATFGVARVAGWTAHCLEQLANNRIVRPRSRYVGERGRTWAALEAR
- a CDS encoding S8 family serine peptidase, which gives rise to MPTHNRRTFLKVSGAALGGMFATSGTVLAQESTDRFIVDLKDDRDPEGVDVVHDLSAVGLAVVEGTKSDAEKLGTVAPDLRLTLADPDVNREAPTVADAGVADEPLYHLQWDKQALDVTTAWETTKGAGTRVAIIDSGVDASHEDLEVNTELSRNFTGDGEGAGVPAGGDHGTHVAGIVGALDNETGIVGTAPETDLVDCRVFSADPGASFADILAAIVYSAEIDADVANLSLGAYPVPRQGLGSFYGEVLNSTMTYANEEGTLLVISAGNDSADLQHDLNFISLPNEGAQAVSVSATGPIGFMWGEDGLEAPPQSPAFYTNYGTNAITLGAPGGDADLSAIETGVNWFNDLVLSTVPGGYGWKAGTSMAAPNVAGAAALVKSANSSYDANQVESALKRAAEVPEGYDKAYYGAGFLNVVDAL
- a CDS encoding alpha/beta fold hydrolase, with translation MDHGTVRVGGDTLHYIESDGRDATGTDGSGDDPPLVCLHGAVIDAAHVSWGGVLDELATTLGRRVLALDQLGYGESDRPEDAAYSTAAHVERFGGFVDALSLDRVVPVGLSMGGGVALGYALDHPDRVERLVLVDSHGLGAPVPGGKLTYLLSRTDVPNKAALALLSRSKGITRASLGNVVVDPGELDDAVVAEVYDLLQRPDPGFAFRRWRRHEVTWGGYRTDYTNRLAGFEVPTLLVHGAADEVVPVSVARQAAARLPEGTLEVFEDCAHWPPRERPSVFVSRLRTWWA
- a CDS encoding helix-turn-helix transcriptional regulator, which codes for MEHREPGDALDLLGQRAPMLRALDEGPTTKAAVQSALGVSRSTVDRGLRDLEHMEFVERTPEGYRVTLCGRVALEAYDRFETQLSGVCEVSDLLSSFPGDVPLDPAVFSGADVIRPDPTAPQRPTEAICDLVRWAEETRGTVVGVSDQFVDVYREGITAGSSVSLVLPPSALRRLLSKYAETMDDVLSTGRVTLRESTATPQFGLKIHRRGDHRVVGLAIYGDDGLRAFVRNDDPEAVLWVESLFESVWADADPIPLP
- a CDS encoding CNNM domain-containing protein codes for the protein MVEFVTLLALGVGIFLLLGNAFFVVSEFAMTRVRQFPESEFRGTPGLERAWEMTEQLEIYLSGCQVGITICSVGLGYVAEPALAALIDPAVKAVGLSGLLGGGGEGGHTLLSVILALVVINLFHIVVGEQAPTYLGVERTKLVCKYCAWPLYLWGKVMYPAIALSDRIAKALLGLFGVTIERSWADEEAEGEGSGTTPGEVRRQMGERLSGLGLTQERREEVLAAIDIDFVSVNDIMIPTEDIVALRAGDSFEENLERMSTSPHSRFPLIGDSLSDFRGVVYAPAVLRELDALREGGTTLEDIAAPPMTVEAAEDVADLIDRFQEEAQELALVTGGEPDDDESVEDPDADSDELVGLVTATDCFEAITGELEDPLDRAETTAGGSAGADRRGSSTPTTSGDD
- a CDS encoding VOC family protein, translated to MEDRTDTLPATTRIGRVALRVNDLDEMTDFYEGRVGLSVQRRTAERAVLGADDTPLLELFADPGAALRGASETGLFHTAFLFPTRGSLGAALERVEADWRLDGASDHGVSEAVYCTDPEGNGVELYHDRPKEVWPIGPDGRVRMGSDRLALDDLRAASTGDRVAPEGTTVGHVHLEVSSLAAARAFYVDALGLRVRQTDDRSVLFLAAGGYHHHLGLNTWNGRTDPLSGRGLAWLELVVPDRTTLDAVGTRLGAETSVRDTDDGIEATGPDGVPLRVRIG
- a CDS encoding DHH family phosphoesterase, which gives rise to MSTAITMASMSTYAILGCGSVGHAVAEELEDEGKDVLIIDMDEGRVEALRDQDMDARAADIRDASVADTVSDRDVILILSSDVGANEAAVENIRDRGGEQFIVARASDPVSADDLSDIGADVVINPSAVIADSALRALETGELEFKTGKLAEVIDGTGTRLAILTSPSPSPDSIASAVALQAIARSRDVEADIVYEGEIGIQENRAFVNLLGIDLLSRSDVELDQYDTIALVDHSQAAEATVDRPVDVYIDHAEPEIEYDARFEDIRPNIASSSTILTKYIQEFDIKLSEQVATALLYGIRAETLDFKRDTTPADLTAAAYLYPFVNHDTLEQVESPSMSPETLDVLAEAIRNREVQGSHLVSNAGFVRDRDALAQAAQHLLNLEGITTTAVFAITEDTIYLAARSKDIRMNIGGVLEDAFGDIGEAKGHSTDATVEIPLGIFTGIETNEENRDTLLQLTEEAVRRKLFNAMGVETSDGNGN
- a CDS encoding thioredoxin family protein; this encodes MTEADDELDAIREEKRKRLVEAQSVASSPAEPIHVDGADHLAELVGQHDVVLVDYYADWCGPCKMLEPTVESLAADSAAAVLKVDIDANQALAQQQGVRGVPTLQLYAGGELVERLVGVQDEGTLRSLVDQHA
- a CDS encoding PRC-barrel domain-containing protein, with translation MDQTPQEITSLVGREVYSNNGVFVGQVEDLRLDLDTETVTGLALADLNDELFRDRARGARGVIIPYRWVRAVGDVILINDIIERMKQPEEEAAA
- a CDS encoding phosphotransacetylase family protein, with the translated sequence MNPILITATDESTGKTAVALALALVARERGRSVGYMKPKGTRLQSAVGKTLDEDPLVAREVLGLDAGMADLEPVVYSRTFVEQVMRGREDPAALRDRIRDRYDALSADHDLMVVEGGGSFATGGVAGLTDADVADLLDARAVLVARYEDPTDADAVLSAARHLGDRLAGVLFNAVPDAALDGLRADAIPFLEGEGIPVFGAIPRVRELAGVTVADLASELGGRVLTTDAPTDAFVERFTVGAMSADDALTQFRRTRDAAVITGGDRPEIHSAALDAPGIKCLVLTGGFEPPGAVLGRAEEAGVPVVLVQSDTITTVERCEDVVRSGRARDARTVERMRELLTDGADVDRMLALSG